Proteins encoded together in one Styela clava chromosome 12, kaStyClav1.hap1.2, whole genome shotgun sequence window:
- the LOC120330164 gene encoding coiled-coil domain-containing protein 42 homolog yields MTLNLEDYFRNTFEDKLLVKMPEREDDHLTPATRLLEKRREMAEVEQALGAQKEEFQMKMESLQQRREELERKEHQLKESLLKFDKFLKENDSKRARAVKKSQDERELRKAKEKDIDRLKDEIDELAKERDRYQKKLERNSIYQKYMEKVQETSDEFSEIREIIARYDTLVATHLDLLERDQANQDAIEKEKAKLMKFTEEKNNEILYYNNQLAQLQTRLDQAQSRAVKWESKWTHIQNTAAKKTLLLGRIKIATHNLFQLVNKHLKQQTTTVPLENTALQLEKIQMFIQDLTQITTEIKRAEAATHGTNLLPA; encoded by the exons ATGACGCTGAACTTGGAGGATTATTTTCGGAACACTTTTGAGGACAAGCTCCTTGT CAAGATGCCAGAGAGAGAAGATGATCATCTCACTCCAGCAACCAGACTTCTTGAAAAGAGAAGAGAAATGGCAGAAGTTGAACAGGCTCTTGGTGCTCAAAAAGAG gaatttcaaatgaaaatggAAAGTTTACAGCAAAGGAGAGAGGAATTAGAAAGAAAAGAACATCAATTGAAAGaatctttattaaaatttgataagTTTCTAAAGGAAAATGACTCAAAACGTGCGAGAGCTGTCAAGAAATCACAAGATGAACGTGAGCTGAGAAAAGCAAAAGAAAAAGATATTGATCG ATTGAAGGATGAAATTGATGAATTGGCTAAAGAGCGAGATCGTTATCAAAAGAAATTAGAACGAAACTCAATTTACCAGAAATACATGGAAAAAGTACAGGAAACATCTGATGAATTTAGCGAAATAAGAGAGATAATTGCACGATATGATACACTTGTTGCAACACATCTT GATTTATTGGAGAGAGATCAAGCTAATCAAGATgcaattgaaaaagaaaaagccAAACTTATGAAATTCACTGAAGAGAAAAATAATGAGATTCTATACTACAATAACCAACTTGCTCAACTTCAAACAAGACTTGATCAGGCTCAGAGTAGAGCAGTAAAATGGGAAAGCAAGTGGACCCACATTCAG AACACTGCTGCAAAGAAGACACTCCTACTTGGAAGAATAAAAATAGCAACACATAATTTGTTTCAACTTGTTAATAAGCATCTTAAGCAACAAACAACAACAGTTCCCTTGGAAAATACAGCTTTGCAGTTAGAAAAG